One Spinacia oleracea cultivar Varoflay chromosome 4, BTI_SOV_V1, whole genome shotgun sequence DNA segment encodes these proteins:
- the LOC110800824 gene encoding uncharacterized protein, with amino-acid sequence MEGKDAELAKKRKINDMEHERTEDIGEANEENGEDEMNFSGSEEMRLGIARLHEKVEAYNQLVSEMLESGKSLFNKLSQDYEERVLMIHKEQIEKWQEEVKELRMIDSTNEEMSDRLNNVKCLLQTVHISQ; translated from the exons ATGGAAGGGAAAGACGCTGAACTAGCAAAAAAGCGCAAGATAAATGAT ATGGAGCATGAAAGAACTGAGGACATAggtgaagcaaatgaagaaaatGGAGAAGATGAGATGAACTTCTCTGGGTCAGAAGAGATGAGGCTTGGCATTGCTCGCCTTCATGAGAAAGTCGAGGCATATAATCAACTG GTTTCTGAGATGCTGGAATCTGGAAAGTCACTGTTCAACAAGCTAAGCCAGGATTATGAAGAGCGAGTTCTCAT GATCCACAAAGAGCAGATTGAGAAATGGCAGGAAGAGGTGAAGGAGTTAAGGATGATTGATTCAACTAACGAGGAAATGAGTGATCGTCTTAATAATGTCAAATGCCTACTTCAAACTGTTCATATCAGTCAATGA